The Coffea arabica cultivar ET-39 chromosome 4e, Coffea Arabica ET-39 HiFi, whole genome shotgun sequence genome includes a window with the following:
- the LOC140005452 gene encoding cytochrome P450 71A6-like encodes MDYLKAVIKETLRLHTPIPLLVPRESTQHVKLMGYDIPAGTRVMVNAWAIARDPSLWNQPEEFQPERFLNSTIDFRGFNFELIPFGAGRRGCPGTTFAVAVNELAKLVHKFDFALPDGIEPKDLDKSESTGLTIHRKNPLFAVAIPHSG; translated from the coding sequence ATGGACTACTTAAAAGCAGTGATCAAGGAGACTTTACGACTTCATACGCCAATCCCACTACTCGTTCCTCGAGAATCAACACAACACGTTAAACTTATGGGGTATGATATACCGGCAGGGACACGAGTAATGGTGAACGCTTGGGCGATTGCACGAGATCCATCGCTTTGGAATCAGCCTGAAGAATTTCAGCCAGAGAGGTTCTTGAACAGTACAATCGATTTTCGAGGTTTTAACTTTGAGTTAATTCCATTTGGAGCTGGAAGAAGGGGTTGCCCGGGTACTACCTTTGCTGTGGCCGTTAACGAGTTAGCAAAATTGGTACACAAGTTTGATTTTGCATTGCCTGATGGAATTGAACCAAAGGATTTGGACAAGTCTGAATCCACTGGTCTCACTATCCATAGAAAAAATCCTCTGTTTGCAGTTGCTATTCCACATTCTGGTTAG